A region from the Blastocatellia bacterium genome encodes:
- a CDS encoding cytochrome c peroxidase, with product MGKQRIVLPALILSLLSVVLVGCGRKEVTTSAPPKGREAALAQLSDKARQAFFKAALGPLGNVPVPPDNPITPEKVELGKMLFFDPRLSGDRKTSCASCHIPEKAWADGRVVCVGVGGRKGMRNTPSLLNVAYYQKFFWDGRARSLEDQALKELSSPHMGSSPERAARAIAAIPGYGPLFRAAFGSDQVTPDRLAKALATFERTIVTGPSPFDKFIEGDTEALTEEQKKGLEIFLTRGKCTDCHRTRFFTNHEIARTTLYMAPDYGLYNLTKKEYDVGKFRVPTLRNIALTAPYLHNGYEATLEDVAFFTLNGRSRRYMKEHGEIMPIKPFTDDELKSVVEFLKSLTGELPAIERPRQLPQ from the coding sequence ATGGGTAAGCAAAGAATCGTTCTCCCGGCCTTGATCCTCTCCCTTCTGTCGGTGGTGTTGGTGGGCTGCGGGCGCAAGGAAGTGACGACGTCAGCTCCTCCCAAGGGGCGGGAAGCGGCGCTGGCCCAACTGAGCGACAAGGCCCGGCAGGCGTTCTTCAAAGCAGCCTTGGGTCCATTGGGAAATGTCCCCGTGCCCCCCGATAATCCCATCACTCCCGAGAAAGTCGAACTGGGGAAGATGCTCTTTTTCGATCCCCGTCTTTCGGGCGACAGAAAGACAAGTTGCGCTTCGTGTCACATTCCGGAGAAAGCCTGGGCCGATGGCAGAGTCGTGTGCGTGGGAGTCGGTGGGCGCAAAGGGATGCGCAATACGCCGTCGCTGCTGAACGTCGCCTACTATCAAAAATTCTTCTGGGATGGGCGGGCGAGGAGTTTAGAAGATCAAGCCCTCAAGGAACTCTCCAGTCCGCACATGGGCAGTTCGCCCGAGCGAGCGGCCCGAGCCATTGCCGCCATCCCCGGCTACGGCCCGCTGTTTCGCGCGGCCTTCGGCAGCGATCAGGTGACGCCGGACCGCCTGGCCAAGGCGCTGGCGACCTTCGAGCGGACAATCGTCACCGGCCCCTCTCCTTTCGATAAGTTCATCGAGGGCGACACCGAAGCTCTCACCGAGGAGCAGAAGAAAGGGTTGGAGATCTTTCTCACCCGCGGAAAATGCACCGATTGCCATCGCACGCGCTTCTTCACCAATCATGAAATCGCCCGCACGACGCTCTACATGGCGCCGGACTACGGCCTGTACAATCTGACCAAGAAGGAATATGACGTGGGGAAGTTCCGCGTGCCCACGCTCCGCAACATTGCTCTGACGGCGCCCTATTTGCACAACGGCTACGAGGCGACGCTGGAAGACGTCGCCTTCTTCACCCTCAATGGCCGAAGTCGCCGGTACATGAAGGAACACGGAGAGATCATGCCGATCAAGCCGTTCACCGATGACGAGCTGAAATCGGTCGTCGAATTCCTGAAGTCGCTCACCGGAGAGCTACCGGCCATTGAGCGACCCCGACAGCTCCCGCAGTGA
- the polX gene encoding DNA polymerase/3'-5' exonuclease PolX — MAITNADVARLFREIAFLLDMEGVAFKPRAYEKAAHAIEAMTEPLTDVYRRGGLAALEAIPGVGRSLAEKIAEYLQSGRMTYYEELKAKYPIDLPSLMGIEGVGPKMIRTLYEELGVKTLDDLEQAARQGRIRHLPRFGEKMEQKILKGIEFRRRHGTRFLLGEVLPLVQELCQRLAARDDVEMIEIAGSIRRRKETVGDADLLVVSRRPGPVMDFFVAQPEVLHVQAKGETKTSVKLKNGMDVDLRVVERESFGAALQYFTGSKDHNIELRRIAEKKGWKLNEYGLFKGRRRIAGRTEEEIYDALGLSYIPPELRENQGEIEAAREGRLPRLIPYGSLRGDLQVQTNWTDGANTIEEMALEAKRLGLEYIAITDHTRSLAMTGGSDEKKLLRQMREIDRLNEKLDGIRLLKGAEVNIQRDGTLDIRDDVLAQLDVVGVAVHSHFNLSRQEMTERIIRAMRHPYADILFHPTGRVLHKREPYEVDIDEIIRVAKETGTILEIDAYPERLDLKDEHIRRAVQAGVPLVIDSDAHHLSHFRVLSYGIAQARRGWARSEDILNTLPCDEFLARLKRRRLR, encoded by the coding sequence ATGGCCATAACCAATGCAGATGTCGCTCGCCTCTTTCGTGAGATCGCCTTCCTGCTCGATATGGAGGGCGTGGCCTTCAAGCCGCGCGCCTACGAAAAGGCGGCTCATGCGATTGAAGCGATGACCGAGCCGCTCACCGATGTCTACCGACGGGGAGGTCTGGCGGCTCTCGAAGCGATTCCCGGCGTCGGGCGGAGCCTGGCCGAAAAGATCGCCGAATATCTTCAGTCGGGCCGGATGACCTACTACGAGGAACTCAAAGCGAAGTACCCGATTGATCTCCCCTCGCTCATGGGCATCGAGGGCGTGGGACCGAAAATGATTCGCACCCTCTACGAAGAACTCGGAGTGAAAACGCTCGACGATCTGGAACAGGCGGCCCGTCAGGGCCGCATTCGCCATCTCCCTCGCTTCGGCGAGAAGATGGAGCAGAAGATTCTCAAAGGGATTGAATTTCGCCGTCGCCACGGCACGCGATTTTTGCTCGGCGAGGTGCTGCCGTTGGTGCAAGAGCTGTGCCAGCGGCTGGCGGCACGGGACGACGTCGAGATGATCGAAATCGCCGGTTCCATCCGCCGACGCAAAGAGACCGTGGGAGATGCTGACCTGCTGGTTGTCTCTCGCCGCCCCGGCCCGGTCATGGACTTTTTCGTCGCTCAACCTGAAGTCCTGCACGTCCAGGCCAAGGGCGAGACCAAAACCAGCGTCAAATTGAAAAACGGCATGGATGTGGATCTGCGAGTGGTCGAGCGAGAGAGCTTTGGTGCCGCCCTCCAGTACTTCACCGGCAGCAAGGATCACAACATCGAACTGCGCCGCATCGCCGAGAAGAAAGGCTGGAAGCTCAACGAGTATGGATTGTTCAAAGGCCGCAGGCGCATCGCCGGACGAACCGAAGAAGAAATTTATGACGCCCTCGGCCTCTCCTACATCCCCCCGGAACTGAGAGAAAATCAGGGGGAGATCGAAGCCGCGCGCGAGGGGCGGCTGCCCCGGCTCATCCCCTACGGGTCACTGCGCGGCGACCTTCAGGTTCAAACCAACTGGACCGATGGAGCCAATACGATCGAAGAAATGGCGCTCGAAGCCAAGCGCCTCGGCCTTGAATATATCGCCATCACCGACCATACCCGGAGCCTGGCCATGACCGGAGGCTCGGACGAGAAGAAACTCCTCCGCCAGATGCGGGAGATTGATCGGCTCAACGAGAAACTCGACGGAATTCGCCTGCTCAAGGGAGCCGAAGTCAACATCCAGCGCGATGGGACGCTCGACATTCGCGATGATGTTCTGGCGCAGCTAGATGTCGTGGGGGTGGCCGTCCACTCCCACTTCAACCTCTCGCGGCAGGAGATGACCGAGCGGATCATTCGAGCAATGCGGCACCCCTACGCCGACATCCTGTTTCACCCCACCGGGCGGGTGCTTCACAAGCGCGAGCCTTACGAGGTGGATATTGATGAGATCATCCGGGTGGCGAAAGAAACGGGAACGATCCTGGAAATTGATGCCTATCCCGAACGGCTCGACCTCAAAGACGAGCACATCCGGCGAGCCGTCCAAGCCGGTGTCCCGCTGGTCATAGACTCGGACGCGCATCATCTCAGTCACTTTCGCGTCCTCAGTTACGGGATTGCTCAAGCGCGTCGTGGCTGGGCACGATCGGAAGATATTCTCAACACGCTTCCCTGCGATGAATTCCTCGCCCGATTGAAGCGGCGCCGTCTCCGGTGA
- a CDS encoding prolyl oligopeptidase family serine peptidase, translating into MRLRLSVARLIAVTLTLIWGLTLPFGALAGTGQRSARRSTSPAAPPPPQLTLEAISRDPGKWAGTPPSQIRWTEDGSKLHFQWNPERQDRAELYELDIRTPGATPRKVADEEKRWLSSNPGDRNAAGTLKVYAFQGDLYLHDIRSGRTRQITRTADAESNPRFSFDERSIVYQRGDNLFEWVIETGETRQITDFRRGRDPEEKPKLSRQDEYLEKQQLELFEIIRKQDKEEKEQKERTKRERGPFPDPTYLKENESVTSLQLSPDRKFVTFILNDRTEAARAKIPEMPKYVTRSGYVETERLATQIGGTGRVKVGAPQVQQKLGVMDTETGAIRYVDMGLGKREYGFQLMSPEAGPFGGPGGVAVQWSDDGRQAFCVLRARDNKDRWIVLLDVAQATARILDAEHDDAWILSQGPYGWLADNRTIWFRSERDGYFHLYTISIDGGPARPLTSGRWEITGVQLSRDKKTFYITASEPHPGERHFYSLPVTGGSLTRITSGEGVYSVTLSPDEKWMAVIYTNPDMPPDLYLMENRPGAPMTRLTDSYTDEFKSYRWRKFEIVTIPDADGNLLYARLYKPDVPHPTRPAVIYVHGAGYAQSVFKNWGGFGTTPFFNVLLQAGYTVLDLDYRGSSGYGRDCRTAIYRNMGGKDVDSAVAAARWLAQTQGIDPRRIGIYGGSYGGFFTLMALFKHPGVFAAGAALYPVTDWAHYNHPYTSNILNLPYEDEEAYRRSSPIYHADGLKDRLLILHGMHDRNVHYQDTIRLVQRLIELKKTGWELATMPIEDHGWQNESSRLDSYRRIFNLFEEVLKRPLPPLTVAGQSSARSSRTGMR; encoded by the coding sequence ATGCGTCTACGCCTATCGGTTGCCCGACTCATCGCCGTGACACTCACCCTCATCTGGGGGCTGACGCTCCCGTTTGGAGCACTCGCGGGGACGGGTCAAAGGAGCGCCCGGAGAAGCACGTCACCGGCCGCTCCACCTCCTCCGCAACTGACGCTCGAAGCCATCTCGCGCGATCCCGGCAAATGGGCCGGAACCCCCCCGTCGCAAATTCGCTGGACCGAGGATGGAAGCAAACTGCATTTTCAATGGAATCCCGAACGACAGGATCGCGCCGAACTCTACGAACTGGATATTCGCACGCCGGGAGCCACACCGCGGAAGGTCGCCGATGAAGAGAAGCGCTGGCTCTCATCCAATCCCGGCGATCGCAACGCTGCCGGAACCTTGAAAGTCTACGCTTTTCAGGGCGACCTTTATCTTCACGACATCCGCAGCGGCCGGACGCGCCAGATCACACGCACAGCCGACGCGGAGTCGAACCCTCGCTTCAGCTTCGATGAGCGGAGCATCGTCTACCAGCGGGGCGATAACCTCTTCGAGTGGGTGATCGAGACCGGCGAGACCCGGCAGATCACCGATTTTCGCCGGGGCCGCGATCCCGAGGAAAAGCCCAAACTCTCCAGGCAGGATGAGTATCTGGAGAAACAGCAGCTCGAACTCTTCGAGATCATTCGGAAGCAGGATAAGGAGGAGAAGGAGCAGAAGGAACGGACCAAACGCGAGCGAGGACCTTTTCCCGATCCCACCTACCTGAAAGAGAACGAATCGGTCACCAGCCTGCAATTGAGCCCGGATCGAAAGTTCGTGACCTTCATCCTCAACGATCGCACCGAAGCCGCCCGCGCCAAAATCCCCGAAATGCCCAAGTACGTCACCCGGAGCGGATATGTGGAGACCGAACGATTGGCCACGCAAATCGGCGGGACGGGTCGCGTGAAAGTTGGCGCTCCGCAGGTGCAGCAGAAGCTCGGCGTGATGGATACGGAAACAGGAGCGATCCGCTATGTGGATATGGGATTGGGCAAGCGAGAGTACGGCTTTCAATTGATGAGCCCGGAGGCCGGTCCGTTTGGTGGCCCCGGCGGGGTGGCCGTGCAATGGTCCGACGATGGCCGCCAGGCCTTTTGCGTCCTGCGGGCCCGCGATAATAAGGATCGTTGGATCGTGCTCCTGGATGTCGCCCAGGCGACCGCTCGCATTCTCGATGCCGAGCATGATGACGCCTGGATCTTAAGCCAGGGACCGTATGGCTGGCTGGCCGACAATCGCACCATCTGGTTCCGCAGCGAGCGGGACGGCTATTTCCACCTCTACACGATTTCCATTGACGGTGGTCCGGCTCGACCGCTCACGTCGGGTCGCTGGGAGATCACCGGCGTGCAACTCTCCCGCGATAAGAAGACGTTTTACATCACCGCCAGCGAGCCTCATCCCGGCGAGCGCCACTTCTATTCTCTGCCGGTGACCGGCGGATCTCTCACCCGCATCACGAGCGGCGAAGGCGTTTATTCCGTCACCCTCTCGCCCGATGAAAAGTGGATGGCCGTGATCTACACCAATCCCGATATGCCTCCCGATCTCTACCTGATGGAGAATCGGCCGGGAGCCCCGATGACCCGCCTGACCGATTCCTACACCGACGAGTTCAAGAGTTATCGCTGGCGAAAGTTCGAGATCGTGACCATCCCCGATGCCGACGGCAACCTGCTCTACGCCCGCCTCTATAAGCCGGATGTTCCTCATCCGACGCGACCGGCGGTGATCTATGTGCACGGTGCCGGATACGCGCAGAGCGTGTTCAAGAATTGGGGAGGCTTCGGGACGACGCCGTTTTTCAACGTCCTCCTCCAGGCGGGCTACACCGTACTCGATCTCGATTATCGCGGCTCATCGGGCTACGGGCGCGACTGTCGCACGGCCATTTACCGTAACATGGGCGGCAAGGACGTGGATTCAGCCGTGGCGGCGGCCCGCTGGCTCGCACAGACGCAGGGGATTGACCCCCGCCGCATCGGCATCTACGGAGGCAGCTACGGCGGATTCTTCACCCTGATGGCGCTGTTCAAACATCCGGGCGTGTTCGCTGCCGGAGCAGCGCTCTATCCGGTGACCGATTGGGCCCACTACAACCATCCCTACACGTCGAACATTCTCAATCTCCCCTATGAGGACGAGGAAGCGTATCGTCGGAGTTCGCCCATCTACCATGCCGATGGGTTGAAGGATCGGTTGCTCATCCTTCACGGAATGCACGACCGCAATGTCCACTATCAAGACACCATCCGTCTGGTTCAACGGCTCATCGAGTTGAAGAAGACCGGCTGGGAGCTGGCCACCATGCCCATCGAGGATCACGGGTGGCAGAACGAGTCCTCGCGGCTGGATTCTTATCGGCGCATCTTCAATCTCTTCGAGGAGGTGCTCAAGCGTCCGCTCCCTCCACTGACGGTGGCCGGACAGTCATCCGCACGATCCTCGCGGACGGGGATGCGCTAG
- the dprA gene encoding DNA-processing protein DprA: MSHAQEGLNDWVALSLITGVGSRTASRLIERFGSPAAVFAASRTDLQSFGLSDDAIDRLHASEPRRLAEEELKRLDAMGAEVVTLADPRYPALLREIYDPPIVLYALGRLEEALGQPCIAIVGTRRPSTYGANVAVQLARDLAARGLTIVSGFARGIDSAAHRGALEAKGKTIAVLGTGLDLTYPRENQRLAEAIRSSGALVTEFPLGTPPAPQNFPFRNRIISGLSLGVVVVEAAQQSGSLITARLAIEQDRDVFAVPGNITSATSFGPNYLIKSGAKLVQYWRDVVEELPYDISRRILQQELAAPAPDAEQLTLTLDERQQKVLALLSFDTPTHIDELLATSGLPSSVLMQVLLELEVKGKISQLPGKNFVKKM, encoded by the coding sequence ATGTCACACGCGCAGGAAGGTCTCAACGATTGGGTGGCTTTGAGTTTGATCACCGGCGTGGGCTCACGCACGGCGAGCCGACTCATCGAGCGGTTTGGATCGCCCGCGGCCGTGTTCGCCGCGTCGCGGACCGATCTGCAGAGCTTTGGTCTGAGCGATGATGCGATTGATCGCCTCCATGCGTCGGAGCCCCGTCGTCTGGCTGAGGAGGAGCTGAAGCGGCTCGACGCCATGGGAGCGGAAGTTGTGACTCTGGCCGATCCCCGGTATCCGGCGCTCCTGCGCGAGATTTATGATCCGCCGATTGTGCTCTATGCCCTGGGCCGCCTGGAGGAGGCGCTCGGCCAGCCGTGTATCGCCATCGTGGGAACGCGCCGTCCCTCCACCTACGGAGCCAATGTCGCCGTACAACTGGCCCGTGATCTGGCCGCGCGCGGGCTGACGATTGTTTCGGGATTCGCCCGGGGCATTGACTCCGCCGCTCATCGCGGGGCCCTGGAAGCCAAAGGGAAAACCATCGCCGTCCTCGGCACCGGGCTCGATCTCACCTATCCGAGGGAGAATCAGCGACTGGCCGAGGCGATTCGCTCCAGCGGGGCACTGGTGACGGAATTCCCTCTGGGAACGCCTCCGGCGCCGCAGAATTTCCCCTTTCGCAATCGTATCATCAGCGGGTTGTCGCTCGGCGTCGTGGTGGTGGAAGCGGCTCAACAGAGCGGCTCGCTTATCACCGCTCGCCTGGCCATCGAACAAGATCGCGATGTTTTTGCCGTGCCGGGCAATATCACGTCGGCCACCAGCTTCGGTCCCAACTATCTCATCAAAAGCGGGGCCAAGCTCGTCCAGTACTGGCGCGATGTCGTCGAGGAGCTGCCCTACGACATCAGTCGGCGGATCCTCCAGCAGGAGCTGGCGGCGCCCGCTCCCGACGCCGAGCAGCTCACGTTGACCCTCGATGAGCGCCAGCAGAAAGTTCTCGCTCTTCTTTCATTCGATACTCCCACGCACATTGATGAGTTGCTGGCGACAAGCGGTCTTCCCTCGTCCGTGCTGATGCAGGTCTTGCTCGAGCTCGAAGTGAAGGGTAAAATCAGCCAATTACCGGGAAAGAACTTCGTGAAAAAGATGTGA
- a CDS encoding response regulator, with translation MNARDAMPHGGRLRIACEYTSVPRPGETAPREMFARVTISDTGFGISPSIRPHIFDPFFTTKEIGTGTGLGLSMAYGIIKAHGGWIDVESEVDRGTTFFIYIPVVGILKVPAAADRDETVPRGTGTILLVDDEPMVRELGQNILESLGYRVLPAEGGMEALRIYTARWPGVDLVLLDFLMPDMNGREVSRRLHEINPGVKIVLVSGYGSEEIGTQLFGYGVVGVVTKPYDVKTLAKAVHRALYG, from the coding sequence ATGAATGCCCGTGATGCCATGCCGCACGGCGGTCGGCTGCGGATTGCCTGTGAGTACACCTCGGTGCCGCGTCCCGGAGAGACTGCTCCCCGCGAGATGTTCGCCCGCGTGACCATCAGCGATACGGGCTTCGGCATCTCGCCCTCCATCCGTCCCCATATCTTCGATCCCTTTTTCACTACCAAGGAGATCGGGACCGGAACCGGTCTGGGATTGTCAATGGCCTACGGCATCATCAAAGCTCACGGCGGCTGGATTGATGTCGAGAGTGAAGTGGATCGGGGAACGACCTTTTTCATCTACATTCCCGTCGTAGGGATACTGAAGGTGCCCGCTGCAGCGGACCGCGACGAAACGGTGCCGAGGGGAACGGGAACGATCCTCCTCGTGGATGACGAGCCGATGGTGAGAGAGCTGGGACAGAACATCCTGGAATCGTTGGGCTATCGGGTGCTTCCCGCCGAAGGAGGGATGGAGGCGCTCCGCATTTATACTGCCCGCTGGCCCGGTGTTGACCTGGTCCTGCTCGATTTCCTGATGCCGGATATGAACGGGCGCGAGGTCAGCCGCCGTCTCCACGAGATCAATCCCGGGGTCAAGATCGTCCTCGTTAGCGGATATGGTTCAGAAGAGATCGGCACGCAGCTCTTCGGCTATGGGGTGGTGGGCGTCGTCACCAAGCCCTACGATGTGAAAACGCTAGCGAAGGCCGTCCATCGGGCGCTCTACGGCTAA
- a CDS encoding PAS domain S-box protein, with amino-acid sequence MAVQSAHRAPEFTDGFTDALIGVYRSTPEGKILYANPTLARLLGYDTPEEILKISAFDLHCDPEDRSRWQRTLEQAGVLESEGRLRRRDGRIVWVRGLTRVVRDAEGRVLHYEGTLIDITEKKEAEERLAYQAQLLNQIGEAVIAVDLDYRITAWNQAAERLFGWRADEVIGKGVNEVIRTKLEGQTREQAWAEQQRILREKGQWRGEIIQYHRDGRELVLDVTLTLLTDRAGQPIGFLAIKRDITEQRRLRDALEEGEEWFRAVFEGSRDAIFLVDAHARFIDVNQAACELTGYSREELLRMSIPDLHEEEDLLAFRSTFRAIMSGRDITTEAFLRRKDGRKVSVEFSNRRVIIRGRPLMHTIARDVSERYEAERRIARIYDVATRYHGQSLFDQAAKTLADLLGVSYVVVGELDARTREVRALTFYQNGLIEHGRRYELAGTPCETVIEEPRVCAYPECTWQLFPNDPELRTLRIESYIGAPIYASDGKVIGIVNGFDSRPKNFSEVEMRLLEIIAQRLGAEIERQRAEQAQRKLQEQLFLAEKLQAIETLAGGVAHEFNNILTGILGFAEVAQVRFGSDLPALNDYLERILVLGARARSRRSTAALQPPQNRPQGAVQPHTASLDYGDVARTGAAGKYSGGNGTAGRDASHHGRSGADSTGAFEHLHECP; translated from the coding sequence ATGGCTGTTCAGTCAGCTCATCGGGCTCCTGAGTTCACCGATGGTTTTACCGATGCGCTCATCGGAGTTTATCGAAGCACGCCGGAGGGAAAAATCCTCTATGCCAATCCAACGCTGGCACGTTTGCTGGGCTATGACACTCCGGAGGAGATTCTCAAAATCTCGGCCTTCGATCTTCACTGCGATCCGGAAGATCGGTCGCGCTGGCAACGGACACTCGAGCAGGCGGGCGTTTTGGAGTCGGAGGGCCGGTTGCGTCGGCGGGATGGGAGGATCGTCTGGGTTCGTGGTCTGACGCGGGTTGTGCGGGATGCAGAGGGACGCGTTCTTCACTATGAGGGAACGCTCATTGACATCACCGAGAAAAAGGAGGCTGAAGAGCGGTTGGCTTATCAGGCGCAACTCCTCAATCAGATTGGCGAGGCAGTGATTGCGGTGGATCTGGACTATCGCATTACCGCCTGGAATCAAGCGGCCGAGCGGTTGTTTGGCTGGCGCGCCGACGAAGTCATCGGCAAGGGCGTGAACGAGGTCATTAGGACGAAGCTCGAAGGACAGACCCGCGAGCAGGCGTGGGCCGAGCAGCAACGAATCCTTCGTGAGAAGGGCCAATGGCGGGGCGAGATCATTCAATACCACCGGGACGGGCGCGAACTCGTCCTCGATGTGACGCTCACACTGCTCACTGATAGAGCGGGACAGCCCATCGGCTTTCTGGCCATCAAGCGAGACATCACCGAGCAGCGGCGCTTGAGGGATGCTCTTGAGGAAGGCGAGGAGTGGTTCAGAGCCGTCTTTGAAGGCTCGCGCGACGCCATTTTCCTGGTGGATGCACATGCGCGATTCATTGACGTCAATCAGGCGGCCTGCGAGTTGACGGGCTACAGCCGCGAGGAATTGCTCCGCATGAGTATCCCCGATCTCCACGAGGAGGAAGACCTGCTGGCCTTTCGCAGCACCTTCCGTGCGATCATGAGCGGTCGGGACATCACCACGGAAGCCTTTCTCCGGCGCAAGGACGGGCGGAAGGTATCGGTGGAGTTCAGCAATCGAAGGGTTATCATTCGCGGTCGCCCTCTGATGCACACGATTGCCCGCGATGTCAGCGAGCGATATGAGGCGGAGCGGCGCATCGCCCGGATTTATGACGTGGCCACCCGCTACCATGGACAGAGCCTCTTTGACCAGGCGGCGAAGACGCTGGCCGATTTATTGGGGGTCTCCTACGTCGTCGTCGGCGAACTCGACGCCCGGACGCGGGAGGTGCGCGCCCTGACGTTCTATCAGAACGGCCTGATCGAGCACGGTCGGCGTTATGAGCTGGCGGGGACGCCCTGCGAGACCGTCATCGAGGAGCCTCGGGTCTGCGCCTATCCGGAATGTACATGGCAGCTCTTTCCCAACGATCCCGAGTTGCGAACCCTACGGATCGAGTCCTACATCGGAGCGCCGATCTACGCGAGCGATGGGAAGGTCATCGGGATTGTCAACGGTTTTGATTCCCGACCCAAGAATTTCAGCGAGGTGGAAATGCGCCTGCTGGAAATCATCGCTCAGCGCCTGGGCGCGGAGATCGAGCGTCAGCGGGCCGAACAGGCTCAACGCAAGCTGCAAGAGCAACTCTTTCTGGCCGAGAAGCTCCAGGCCATTGAGACGCTGGCCGGAGGCGTCGCTCACGAGTTCAACAATATTCTCACCGGCATCCTGGGATTTGCCGAAGTGGCGCAGGTTCGCTTCGGCTCTGACCTCCCGGCCCTCAATGACTATCTGGAGCGCATCCTCGTTTTGGGCGCGCGCGCGCGATCTCGTCGGTCAACTGCTGCTCTTCAGCCGCCCCAGAACAGACCACAAGGAGCCGTGCAACCTCACACAGCTTCTCTCGACTATGGCGACGTTGCTCGGACGGGCGCTGCCGGAAAATATTCGGGTGGAAACGGAACTGCCGGAAGAGACGCTTCTCATCACGGCCGATCCGGCGCAGATTCAACAGGCGCTTTTGAGCATCTTCATGAATGCCCGTGA
- a CDS encoding pitrilysin family protein, with amino-acid sequence MSQAVTVLNSARRLIGGLIHRLLIGGCVILLCLSPVGGQGQETPTSSSTASPIPPVYVDNLLNGLRVFIVERKGEPTITLSLLVENGSVFDLARKTGTAAVMVRAMLRGARDLSGQTIAERLEALGARVDVSVTVDAMHILLEAPSRGATELIPLMARFVSFPTFAAEEVTRVKQQYLAELRTRRTDPAARADEEFLKALYQPHPYGRPPEGTEEEVAALSPYDLLRHHRRFFIANKASLVIISDLSPQALMPLVRPYFGAFLKGDPVPASFLPPSAHTGITIKVYDRPDLTESHIRIGYFGLEKFNEDYFPALILGQILTTDRLPRLIGSSDQRAASGCRFELRSFKGLFLCQAAVPGAKTVETVAGLLRLFAEIRTHGVTEAEVNAAASRLIEHYSSRMTQAREIARELHRIELYRLGRDYPQKFRERLSRVTPTDVKRVADKYLPSSTAIIAVVGPAHSFAENLKSLGAVEIVNAPPASKPGE; translated from the coding sequence ATGTCTCAGGCGGTGACCGTGCTCAACTCTGCTCGACGCCTCATCGGTGGACTTATTCACCGGCTTTTGATCGGTGGATGCGTGATCTTGCTCTGTCTGTCGCCTGTGGGAGGACAGGGCCAGGAGACTCCGACGTCCTCTTCAACGGCGTCGCCCATTCCACCGGTTTATGTTGACAACCTCCTCAACGGTCTTCGGGTCTTCATCGTAGAGCGGAAAGGAGAGCCGACGATCACGCTCAGCTTGCTGGTGGAAAACGGTTCTGTTTTTGATCTGGCGCGGAAGACGGGAACGGCGGCGGTGATGGTGCGCGCGATGCTTCGCGGGGCGCGTGATCTCAGCGGGCAGACCATCGCCGAGCGGCTCGAGGCCCTCGGCGCCCGCGTGGATGTCTCGGTGACGGTGGACGCCATGCACATCCTCCTGGAAGCCCCTTCGCGCGGAGCAACGGAACTCATTCCCCTGATGGCTCGGTTCGTTTCCTTTCCCACGTTTGCGGCTGAGGAAGTCACCCGTGTGAAGCAGCAGTACCTGGCGGAACTGCGCACCCGGCGCACCGATCCGGCCGCCCGCGCCGATGAAGAATTCCTCAAAGCCCTCTATCAGCCTCACCCCTACGGACGCCCGCCGGAGGGAACCGAAGAGGAGGTGGCGGCGCTGTCGCCTTACGATCTGCTTCGTCACCATCGCCGATTCTTCATCGCCAACAAAGCTTCTCTGGTGATCATCAGCGATCTATCGCCCCAGGCGCTGATGCCGCTTGTACGACCCTATTTTGGGGCGTTCCTCAAAGGAGATCCCGTTCCCGCCAGTTTCCTGCCTCCTTCGGCTCACACGGGCATCACCATCAAGGTGTACGATCGTCCCGATCTCACCGAGTCTCACATTCGCATCGGATACTTCGGGCTGGAAAAATTCAACGAAGACTATTTCCCCGCCCTCATCCTCGGCCAGATTCTCACGACCGACCGATTGCCCCGGCTGATCGGCTCGAGCGATCAGCGCGCGGCGTCGGGCTGCCGGTTCGAGCTGCGGTCCTTCAAAGGGCTTTTCCTCTGTCAGGCCGCTGTGCCGGGCGCGAAAACAGTTGAGACCGTTGCCGGTCTGCTTCGTCTTTTCGCCGAGATTCGCACGCACGGGGTGACCGAGGCGGAGGTCAACGCCGCCGCGTCACGGCTGATCGAACACTACAGCTCCCGGATGACACAGGCCAGGGAGATCGCCCGCGAATTGCACCGGATTGAACTGTATCGTCTGGGCCGCGATTATCCCCAGAAATTCCGCGAGCGTCTGAGTCGCGTCACTCCGACCGATGTGAAGCGGGTCGCCGACAAATACCTTCCCTCGTCCACGGCCATCATCGCCGTCGTTGGTCCGGCCCACTCGTTTGCCGAGAATCTGAAATCCCTGGGAGCCGTCGAGATCGTCAATGCCCCACCGGCGAGCAAACCGGGCGAATGA